In Polyangia bacterium, a genomic segment contains:
- a CDS encoding MBL fold metallo-hydrolase, with the protein MKKITMSTMAVLLASAPALAQMGDPAKVTLKTSPVAGGVSVIEGENGFAGGNVAVTVGDDGVFIIDDEIAPMTPKLKAALGALTKKPVRFVVNTHWHADHTGGNPAMAAAGAVIIAHDNVRKRLSVDQFMDFLGQKMTFPALPPAALPVVTFSDDVTLHLNGDEIHVFHVPPAHTDGDAIVHFKKANVIHMGDTFVTISYPLVDTNNGGVFAGFITAAEKVLAMCDDNTKIIPGHGQISSKADLKAWHDMLVQIHDRIGKQIAAKKSVDDIKASKPTAEWDAKFGQMMVKGDQLVEMIVKTWPAAPERAGAAKKAHKAN; encoded by the coding sequence ATGAAAAAAATCACGATGTCCACAATGGCCGTTCTGCTGGCCAGCGCCCCCGCGCTGGCGCAGATGGGCGATCCCGCGAAGGTGACGCTGAAGACCAGCCCGGTGGCGGGCGGCGTCTCGGTCATCGAGGGAGAAAACGGTTTTGCCGGCGGCAACGTCGCCGTCACCGTGGGCGACGACGGCGTGTTCATCATCGACGACGAGATCGCGCCGATGACTCCCAAGCTGAAGGCGGCGCTGGGCGCCCTGACGAAAAAGCCAGTGCGATTTGTCGTCAACACCCACTGGCACGCCGACCACACCGGCGGCAACCCGGCCATGGCCGCCGCCGGCGCGGTGATCATCGCCCACGACAACGTCCGCAAACGGCTGAGCGTCGATCAATTCATGGATTTTCTCGGACAAAAGATGACCTTCCCGGCCCTGCCGCCGGCCGCGCTGCCGGTGGTGACCTTCAGCGACGACGTCACCTTGCACCTGAACGGCGACGAGATTCACGTCTTCCATGTCCCACCGGCGCACACCGACGGCGACGCCATCGTGCACTTCAAGAAGGCCAACGTCATTCACATGGGCGACACGTTCGTCACCATCTCTTACCCGCTGGTCGACACCAACAACGGCGGCGTCTTCGCCGGGTTCATCACCGCGGCCGAGAAGGTGCTGGCGATGTGCGACGACAACACCAAGATCATTCCGGGCCATGGCCAGATCTCCAGCAAGGCCGATCTGAAGGCCTGGCACGACATGCTGGTTCAGATCCACGACCGCATCGGCAAACAGATCGCCGCCAAGAAGTCGGTCGATGACATCAAGGCGTCGAAGCCTACCGCCGAGTGGGACGCCAAGTTCGGCCAGATGATGGTCAAAGGCGATCAGCTGGTCGAGATGATCGTGAAGACCTGGCCGGCCGCGCCCGAAAGGGCCGGGGCCGCCAAGAAAGCCCACAAGGCCAACTGA
- a CDS encoding TMEM175 family protein, translating to MTKGRLEAFSDGVIAILITIMVLELKVPHGPSWTDLRPLLPIFLTYLLSFVFIGIYWNNHHHMLHATERVNGKILWANNHLLFWLSLIPFGMGWMGENHLAPLPTAVYGALLLGAAIAYTILLRTIIANQGPGSKLAKAVGADRKGKVSALLYVSAIPLAFVAPWISAAIYVLVALIWLVPDPRIEAHLE from the coding sequence ATGACCAAGGGACGACTGGAAGCCTTCAGCGACGGCGTCATCGCCATCCTGATCACCATCATGGTGCTGGAGTTGAAGGTTCCACACGGCCCCTCGTGGACGGATCTGCGACCGCTGCTGCCGATCTTCCTCACCTACCTGCTGAGCTTCGTCTTCATCGGCATCTACTGGAACAACCACCACCACATGCTGCACGCCACGGAGCGCGTGAACGGCAAGATCCTCTGGGCAAACAACCACCTGTTGTTCTGGCTGTCGTTGATCCCGTTCGGGATGGGTTGGATGGGTGAAAACCATCTGGCGCCCCTGCCCACTGCCGTCTACGGCGCGCTGCTGCTGGGCGCGGCCATCGCGTACACCATCTTGCTGCGCACGATCATCGCCAACCAAGGTCCGGGTTCGAAGCTGGCCAAGGCCGTCGGCGCCGATCGCAAGGGCAAGGTGTCGGCGCTGCTGTACGTGTCGGCGATTCCGCTGGCGTTCGTCGCGCCCTGGATATCGGCGGCGATCTACGTGCTGGTGGCCCTGATCTGGCTGGTCCCGGATCCACGCATCGAAGCGCATCTGGAATAG
- a CDS encoding DUF1552 domain-containing protein: MGGAGVSFALPPLEAMFNANGTAHADGTALPRRLGIFFWGNGVKLAHWNPTTTGANYPLNTALMPFMPVRDYVSIVSGMTLKTGNQQGHHAGTVGILSGNPMVVQPANGAPFRSTFSAPSIDQVAAKVLAQPGQLKSLETGVSTRVNGNEGTSLHYLSHNGPDSPNPPEYNASTVFSRLFGNGFVAPNSMPVTDVTKMLRRSVLDAVATDITAVRARVSAFDKARLDQHTSNVRDLEGRLANATVQPAMCSKISDPGNNPDQGGKEMVAEKAAAMSTLIAMALACDQTRVFSMMYSGSTASTLFWQTMASEGHHSMTHDEGGDQPLVAASTVFHMQCFSQLLQSIKGISEGAGNVLDNTVIMGSTDVADGKAHSITDYPLVVAGGGGGFLKHPGIHYRSTSAENTSTVLLSVLKAAGLPLTSFGGGGGAVTSSVSAIEA; the protein is encoded by the coding sequence GTGGGAGGCGCTGGGGTCTCCTTCGCGCTGCCGCCGCTGGAAGCGATGTTCAACGCCAATGGAACCGCCCACGCCGACGGGACGGCGCTTCCCCGACGATTGGGGATCTTCTTCTGGGGGAACGGCGTCAAGCTGGCTCATTGGAACCCGACCACGACGGGCGCCAACTACCCTTTGAACACGGCGTTGATGCCCTTCATGCCGGTGAGGGATTACGTCTCGATCGTCTCGGGCATGACCCTTAAGACCGGTAACCAGCAAGGCCACCATGCGGGCACCGTCGGCATCCTGTCCGGGAATCCGATGGTCGTTCAGCCGGCCAACGGAGCGCCTTTCCGTTCGACGTTCAGCGCGCCCAGCATCGACCAGGTGGCCGCCAAGGTGCTGGCCCAGCCGGGCCAGCTGAAATCGCTGGAAACCGGCGTCTCGACGCGCGTGAACGGCAACGAGGGAACCTCGCTTCACTATCTGTCGCACAACGGCCCGGACAGCCCGAACCCGCCCGAGTACAACGCCTCGACGGTGTTCTCGCGTTTATTCGGCAACGGCTTCGTCGCGCCGAACTCGATGCCGGTGACGGATGTGACCAAGATGCTCCGCCGCAGCGTCCTCGACGCTGTGGCGACCGACATCACCGCCGTCCGGGCCAGGGTCAGCGCGTTCGACAAGGCCCGGCTGGATCAACACACCAGCAACGTTCGCGACCTGGAAGGACGGTTGGCCAACGCCACCGTTCAGCCGGCCATGTGCAGCAAGATCAGCGACCCCGGCAACAATCCGGACCAGGGTGGCAAAGAGATGGTCGCCGAAAAGGCCGCCGCGATGAGCACCCTCATCGCGATGGCGCTGGCCTGCGACCAGACGCGCGTGTTCAGCATGATGTACTCCGGCAGCACGGCGTCCACTTTGTTCTGGCAGACCATGGCCAGCGAAGGGCACCACTCGATGACCCACGACGAGGGAGGCGATCAGCCGCTGGTGGCCGCCTCGACGGTGTTCCACATGCAGTGCTTCTCGCAGTTGCTGCAGTCGATAAAGGGGATCTCGGAAGGCGCCGGCAATGTTCTCGACAACACCGTCATCATGGGCAGCACCGACGTCGCCGACGGCAAGGCCCACAGCATCACCGACTACCCGCTCGTGGTGGCCGGCGGTGGCGGCGGGTTCCTCAAGCACCCCGGCATCCACTATCGTTCCACCAGTGCCGAGAACACCAGCACGGTTCTGCTATCGGTGCTGAAGGCGGCCGGGCTGCCCCTCACCAGTTTCGGCGGCGGCGGCGGCGCGGTCACCAGCAGCGTTTCAGCCATCGAAGCCTGA